From the genome of Pseudomonas putida:
CTCGATGATCGTCACGTTGGCCTGGCCACCGCCTTCGCACATGGTCTGCAAGCCATAGCGACCACCGCTGCACTCCAGCTCGTTGAGCAGCGTGGTGGTCAGCCGGGCGCCGGTCGCACCCAGCGGATGGCCAAGGGCGATGGCGCCACCGTTGACGTTGGTACGCGCCGGGTCGTAGTCGAGTTCCTTGCTCCAGGCCATGACCACCGAGGCGAACGCTTCGTTGATTTCCACCCGGTCGATGTCGGCCATGCGCAGGCCCGTGCGCTGCAAGGCCCGGCGGGTGGCGGCGATAGGTGCGGTGAGATGCCAGATCGGGTCGTCGCCGAGCACCGTCAGGTGATGGATGCGCGCTCGGGGCGTCAGGTCGTAGCGCTTGAGCGCAGCTTCCGAGACCACCAGCAGCGCCGCCGAGGCGTCGCAGGTCTGGCTGGAAACCGCAGCGGTGATCGACGGGAACTGTGGATCGACCGCTTGCAGCTCGGCCATTTTCGCCAGGCTGGTCTGGCGCGGAGTCTCGTCTTCGAGCAGCCCCTGGCAGCCAACGATCTCGCGAGCAAAGCGTCCACTGGCGCTAGCGGCCAGGGCTCGCCGGTGGCTTTCCAGGGCGAACACCTCCATCTGCTCGCGGCTGATCTGCCAATGATCGGCAATGCGCTGGGCGGCATAGAACTGGTTGACCGGCTGCGTGCCGAAACGCGCACGCCAACCCTCGCTACCGCTGAATGGGTCGGCGAAGCCCAGGGCTTGCCCGGCCAGCATCGCCGATGAAATCGGAATGCGGGTCATGGTCTGCACGCCACCAACGGCGACCACGTCCTGGGTGCCGCTCATTACCGCCTGGGCGGCAAAATGCAGCGCCTGCTGCGACGAACCACACTGACGATCGACCGTGGTGCCGGGCACTGAAAGCGGCAATCCGGCGGCCAGCCAGCTGGTACGGGCAATGTCGCCGGCCTGGGCGCCGATGGTGTCGACGCAACCGAAGATCACGTCGTCGTAATCCTCGGCAGGAATCGCGTTGCGTGTCACCAGCGACTTGAGCACGTGCGCGCCCAGGTCGATGGCGTGGACCTCGGCCAGCGCGCCTTTGCGCTTGCCGGTGGGGCTGCGCAGCGCGTCGACGATATAAGCCTCTGCCATGTGCTACTCCTCGAAGGTATGACCCGGCCCAAGCCGGGCGTCGTCGGCGAACAGGTAAGCGCCGACACGGGACTTGTGGAAACCGCGGTCGCCCCAGGAGGCGTCCAGCGCCCAGGCCCGCTTCATGAACATCTGCAGGTCGACTTCCCAGGTGTACCCCATCGCGCCATGCACCTGGATACCCTGGCGCGCTGCCAGCCAGCTCGCCTCGCAGCAGGCCAGGCGAGCCTGCGAGACCCACACCGAGGCATTCGCCGCATCCCGTGCCAGGCCGTGGGCGGCGCGGTACAACACCGGCTTGGCCTGCTCGATCTGACGGGCCACGTCGGCCAGGTGATGCTTGACCGCCTGGAAGCTGCCGATTGGCCGGCCGAACTGCTTGCGCTGGGCCACGTAGTCCACCGACAGGTCGAGCATGCGCTGGGCCAGGCCGAGCAACTGCCCGGCCACCGACAACGCGCCCCGGTCGAGCATCCGTGCCTGCAGGCGACGACCTTGCTCGCCCGCGGCCAGCAAGGTTTGCGGCGACGGGTTCCAACTCACCAGGCCCAGGCGCCGCGAGGCGTCGATGCTCGGGTTGGCCTGCACGTCCACCGCCGCGCGCGGCACCAGGTGCAGGTCGTCAGCGGCAGGCAGAATCAGCACTTCGGCCAGTTGCGCATCGCTGACCAGCGGGTTGATGCCATGGCTGATCGCCAGGCGCAGGCTGCCCTCGGCGATTCGTGGCAGCAGTTCAGCCCGCGCCGGGTGGCCGGGGTCGAGGCTGGCCAGCAGCCCGGCGGCCACATAGGCGGTGTCGGCCAGTGAATCGGGGATGCCGTAGTAGCCCAGTTCCTGGGTCATCAGTGCCCAGGCGACGTCGTCCATGCCCAGCCCGCCTTCGGCTTCGGGCACCGACAGCGCCGTCAGGCCCTGGGCGGCGATGCGGTTGCGCAGGTCCGGCGAGCGTCCGGCATCGGTTTCCCAGATGTCCCGGAGCATCTCCGGGGCTGCTTCGGTCATCAGGAAACGGCTGATGGCTTCGCGAAACGACAGCTGGTCATCGGTAAAGGTGAAGTCCATGGCCTGGTCCTTACTTGGGCAGGCCGAGCATGCGCTCGGCAATGATGTTGCGCTGGATCTCGTTGGTGCCGGCGTAGATCGGCCCGGCCTGGGCGAACAGGAAGCCTTCCAGCCAACTGGCCGACTTCACGGCAGCCGGCGCGCTGGCCAGCAGCTCGCCACGCGCCCCCAGCAGGCGCATGGCGGTTTCGTGCATCTTCAGGTCGAGTTCCGACCAGATGATCTTGTTGATGCTCGACTCAGCGCCGATCTGCTCGCCCCGGGCCAGGCGCCCGACCGTGTGGTAGGCCGCCAGGGCATAGGCCTCGGCGCCCATCCAGCAGTCGCTGACCGCGTCCATCAGCCCAGGGTCGCGAGCGGCGCTGTCGGGGCTTGCCTTGAACAACTCGACCAGCTTGCGTGCGGTGTACTGGAAGCGCGCCGGCGAGCGCAGCAGCAACCCGCGCTCGAAACCGGCGGTGGCCATTGCCACATGCCAGCCCTGGCCCTCGGCACCGATGCGGTTGGCCACCGGCACGCGCACGTCGTCGAAGAACACCTCGGCGAACGCATCCTTGCCGTTGAGCGCCTTGATCGGGCGAATGCTCACCCCAGGCGCATCGAGCGGCACCATCAGGAACGACAGGCCATGGTGGCGGCTGGAGCCGGGCTCGCTGCGGAACAGGCCGAACAGCCAGTCGGCGAAAATCGCCCGGGTCGACCAGGTCTTCTGGCCATTGAGCACATAGTGGTCACCGTCGAGCAGCGCCTTGCTGGTGATCGCCGCCATGTCGGAGCCGGCATTGGGCTCCGACCAGCCTTGCGCCCACATGTCCAGGCTGGCCGCCATGCGCGGCAGGAAGCGGCGCTTCTGCTCGGCAGTGCCGAATTCCATCAGGGTCGGGCCGAGCAGCAACTGGCCGTTCTGGTTGACGCGCATTGGCGCCCCGGCGCCGTAGTATTCTTCCTCGAAGATCAGCCACTCGATCAGGTCGCAGCCGCGCCCGCCCAGCTCGGCCGGCCACATCACCATCGACCAGCGGCTCTCGAACAACGTCGCCTCCCAGGCGCGGTGCTGCTCGAAGCCTTCGCGCGTGTCGTAGCTGGCCAGCGGCTCGCGTGGCAGGTTGTCGGCGAGCCAGGCCCGCACCTCGGCGCGAAATGCCTGCTGTTTGGGGGTATAGGTCAGTTGCATGGCGTTCCCTCAGAACTTGGCTTCGCGTTTTTCGACGAACGCCCGACGGGTCTGGGCCGAGTCGGGGCTGGTGTAGGCCTGCAGGGTGAAGCCCTGCTCCCAGCGGTACTTGTCTTCCAGGTTGCCGTCCTCGATGCCGTTCAGCGCCTCCTTGGCGATGCGGATCATGGTCGGGCTCTTGGCGGCGATGCGGGCGGCGATTTCCAGCGCCGTTTCGCGCAGGTGCTCCTTGGCCACCACGCGCTCGATGAAGCCATAGGCCTGGGCCTCCCGGGCACCGATGCTGTCGCCGGTGAAGAACAGGTAGCGCACCTTCTGCACGGGGAACAGTCGCTGCAGGTGCGCGCCGCCACCCATGGCGCCACGGTCCACTTCCGGCAGGGCAAAACGTGCGCACTCGGCGGCCACGACGATGTCGGCGGCACCGGTGATGCCGATGCCACCACCGAGCACGAAGCCATGCACGGCGACGATCACCGGCACCGGGTTGCGGTGCACGGCCTTGAAGGTCTCGTAGTTGCCGGCGTTGACCTCGACGATACGCTCGGGGTGGGCGTCCAGTTCCTTGATGTCGACGCCGGCACAGAAGCCGCGCCCTTCGGCGCGAATGACGATGACGCGGACCTCGGGGTTAGCCCCAAGGTCACTGATCTGCACGGCCAGGGCACGCCATTGCTGGCTGTCGAGGGCGTTGACCGGAGGTTTGTCGATCACCAGTTCGGCGATGCCCTGGTCGATCTGGATAGTGAAAGCCGGGTTCATGAGCGTTCTCCGCTGAGGGCAAGTCTGTCGTTTGGAGTTGCCGAAGGCTCGGCCGGGCAGCGCGCCAGCAACGTGTTCAGGCATTGGTCGGCCTCGGTGACGATGGCTTCGATGACCTCGCGGCAGCTGAGCAGCTCGTCGATCGCCGCCGCCACCTGGCCGCTGGGCAGGATGCCGGCGTCCGGCTCGCCG
Proteins encoded in this window:
- a CDS encoding acetyl-CoA C-acetyltransferase gives rise to the protein MAEAYIVDALRSPTGKRKGALAEVHAIDLGAHVLKSLVTRNAIPAEDYDDVIFGCVDTIGAQAGDIARTSWLAAGLPLSVPGTTVDRQCGSSQQALHFAAQAVMSGTQDVVAVGGVQTMTRIPISSAMLAGQALGFADPFSGSEGWRARFGTQPVNQFYAAQRIADHWQISREQMEVFALESHRRALAASASGRFAREIVGCQGLLEDETPRQTSLAKMAELQAVDPQFPSITAAVSSQTCDASAALLVVSEAALKRYDLTPRARIHHLTVLGDDPIWHLTAPIAATRRALQRTGLRMADIDRVEINEAFASVVMAWSKELDYDPARTNVNGGAIALGHPLGATGARLTTTLLNELECSGGRYGLQTMCEGGGQANVTIIERL
- a CDS encoding acyl-CoA dehydrogenase family protein is translated as MDFTFTDDQLSFREAISRFLMTEAAPEMLRDIWETDAGRSPDLRNRIAAQGLTALSVPEAEGGLGMDDVAWALMTQELGYYGIPDSLADTAYVAAGLLASLDPGHPARAELLPRIAEGSLRLAISHGINPLVSDAQLAEVLILPAADDLHLVPRAAVDVQANPSIDASRRLGLVSWNPSPQTLLAAGEQGRRLQARMLDRGALSVAGQLLGLAQRMLDLSVDYVAQRKQFGRPIGSFQAVKHHLADVARQIEQAKPVLYRAAHGLARDAANASVWVSQARLACCEASWLAARQGIQVHGAMGYTWEVDLQMFMKRAWALDASWGDRGFHKSRVGAYLFADDARLGPGHTFEE
- a CDS encoding acyl-CoA dehydrogenase family protein — encoded protein: MQLTYTPKQQAFRAEVRAWLADNLPREPLASYDTREGFEQHRAWEATLFESRWSMVMWPAELGGRGCDLIEWLIFEEEYYGAGAPMRVNQNGQLLLGPTLMEFGTAEQKRRFLPRMAASLDMWAQGWSEPNAGSDMAAITSKALLDGDHYVLNGQKTWSTRAIFADWLFGLFRSEPGSSRHHGLSFLMVPLDAPGVSIRPIKALNGKDAFAEVFFDDVRVPVANRIGAEGQGWHVAMATAGFERGLLLRSPARFQYTARKLVELFKASPDSAARDPGLMDAVSDCWMGAEAYALAAYHTVGRLARGEQIGAESSINKIIWSELDLKMHETAMRLLGARGELLASAPAAVKSASWLEGFLFAQAGPIYAGTNEIQRNIIAERMLGLPK
- a CDS encoding enoyl-CoA hydratase family protein, giving the protein MNPAFTIQIDQGIAELVIDKPPVNALDSQQWRALAVQISDLGANPEVRVIVIRAEGRGFCAGVDIKELDAHPERIVEVNAGNYETFKAVHRNPVPVIVAVHGFVLGGGIGITGAADIVVAAECARFALPEVDRGAMGGGAHLQRLFPVQKVRYLFFTGDSIGAREAQAYGFIERVVAKEHLRETALEIAARIAAKSPTMIRIAKEALNGIEDGNLEDKYRWEQGFTLQAYTSPDSAQTRRAFVEKREAKF